The sequence below is a genomic window from Micromonospora aurantiaca ATCC 27029.
GTCGAGGTCGACTGTGACGCCGTGCAACGCGATCGGGTGGCAGAGCGGGATCAGGTCGGGCGTGCGCTTGGCGCCCATGATGCCGGCGAGCCGGCCGACGGCGAGCGCGTCGCCCTTGGGCAGGCCGTCGCGGCGCAGCAACTCCACCACCTCGGCGGTGGTGCGGAGGCGGCCGGCGGCGACCGCGAGCCGGCCCGAGACCGGCTTGGCGGAGACGTCGACCATCCGGGCCGCACCGGCCGGGTCGACGTGGGTGAGCTGCGCGGGTTCGGTCACGGCCCGACCCTATCCGCCGGGTACGACGACGCGGGTGCTCCGGCCTGCCCGGGTGCCGCGGCCTGCGGCGGGGAGGAGCGTCGTGTCGGGTGCCGGTGCACGACGCCCCTCCCTCACCTGCCCACCGCCGATTCGCTGGGGGGAACTGACGGTGGGGGCCTCGTTCGGCCGGGTCCGCTCTGGCGCTGAACCCTCCCCGTGGCCGATGCCGGGGACGCTAACGAACGCCGCGATAAGAAATCGATAAGCCGGTTCAGGTCGGCGTCTCGACGAGCTGCCGGCGCAGGTCGTGGCGCTCGGGCGCACCCATCCGCTCGAAGATCGCCAACGCGCGCTGCCGGTACCGTCGCGCCTGCGCCGGCTCCTTCTCCGCAAGATGTCCGGCCAGGCCGTCCAGGGCGCGGGCCTGCTCGTACGGATGGCCGATCCGGGTGGCGATGGCGAGTGCCTCCTCGAAGACGGCCACCGCTTCGTCGGCTCGCCCCGTGGCTCCCAGGGTGACGGCCAGCTCGTTGCGTGCCTGGGCCTGGACGTGCCGCTCGCCGGATGCGGCGGCGGCCTCGATGGCGGCCTCGTGGTGCCGCAGCGCGTCGTCGTAGCGGCCGAGTTGCCGGTAGGTGCCGGCGAGGTCGCTGAGCGTCTCGGCACGGCCGAAGCCGTTGCCGGTGCGATCCCGGAGCGCGAGCGAGGCTCGGAGCAGGCGCTCCGCCGCCGCGTTCTGTCCCAGGCGGTATCTGAGGCCACCGAGATGCCCCAGTGCGTTCGACATGTGGAACGGATCCTGCTTGATCCGGGCGGCGAAGAGGTGCAGCCGATGAACCGCCATCGACTCGTCGTAACGACCGAGGTAGCGCAGTGTCAGGCCGAGGTTCGGCAGGACCGGAAGGGTGTCCAGCGCACAGCTGCGCAGCGTCATGCGGTTGGCTTCGAGCGACTGGTGGAGCCGCCCGGTCAGCCAGTGCACGGCGCCGAGGTTGAACCGTGCCCGCTGGGCGCCCGATTCGTCACCGAGCCCGGTGAGGATCGACACGACCTCGTGCAGGTGTGCCGAGGCGTCCTGGTAGGCGCCGGTGCGTACGCACGCCGAGGCGAGATAGTTGTGCATGAGGGCCACGGCGTGCCGGTCCCCGCACCGCTGGGCGGCGGCGAGACCCACCGCGTGCGTGGCCGATATGTCGTCGAAGTAACCGCGTATGTAGAAGAACCGCCAACCGGCGCGAGCCAGACGCCACGCCATCGGTTCATGGCCCTGGTCAGCCGCCTGACGGACGAAGGCGTCCAGGTTCGACCGCTGTTCCTCCAGCCAGTCCAGGTCGCGGTCGACGCGTCCGGCGAGCAGATCCGGTCGAAGCGGTTCTCCGAGCCGCAGGTGCTGCGCGAGCACCCGGCCGTCCTCGATCGACGCGGACGCCCGCACCACCGAGTGCAACACGTGATCCAGCAGGTTCCGGATCGCCGGTCGCCCGGTCGTCGGCTCGTCCTCCTGCCGGGCCAGTTCGGCGGCGTAACGCCTCATCAGGTCGTGCAGGCGGTACCGGCCGGCCGAGGTCTCCTGCACGAGGTGGCGGTCCACCAGTTCGTCGAGGACGTCCGCCGCGTCCCGCAGGGGCAGGTCGGTGAGGGCGGCGACCATGGCGGTGTCGAGGTGGTTCCCGGCCGCCAGCCCGAAGGATCGGAAGGCTTTCCGGCACGCCTCGTCGAGCGGCTCGTACGACTCGGCGAACGCCTCCACCACGCTTCGCGCCTCGGCGCGGAGACCGGGGAGGAAGATCGACCTGTGGCTCAACCTGTCGACGAGGTCGGCGATCCGCCAGTCGGGCCGATGTGCCAGCCGGGTGCCGGCCAGTCTGACGGCGAGCGGTAGACAGCCGCAGATGGCGACCAGTTGTCGCGCGGCCTCCGGCTCGGCCGCCACCCGGCCGCTCCCGATGAGGGTGGCGAGCAGTTCGAGCGCCTCGGCCTCGGCGAGGACGGCGAGGGACACCGGCGGTCGTTCGGTGAGTGCCAGCAGGCGCCGCCGGCTGGTGACGAGGACGACGGCCGATCCGGAGACGGGTAGCAGCGGCTCGACCTGCCGGCTGTCGGCGGCGTTGTCGAGCACCACCAGCACCGAACGCGCGGCCAGTTCGCGCCGCCACATCTCCTGCCGGTCGGGCAGTTCCAGCGGTATCCGGCCGGTCGGCACACCCAGTTGGTGAAGCAGCGTGTCCAGTGCCACCGCGGGGCGCATCCGTGTTCGCGTGCTGTGTCCCCGCAGGTCGACGAAAAGTTGCCCGTCGGGGAAGCGCTCGGCCGACCGGGATGCCACATGCAGGGCGAGGGTCGTCTTGCCGCAGCCCGCCATGCCGTCGATCACCCGGATCGTCGGACCCTGCCCGGATGCCTCCCGCACTTCGCACAACAATCGATCGACCATTTCCTCCCGGCCGACGAAATCCATCACCGTCCGCGGCAACCAATTGCGCTTATGAGCACCACTCCGGATCGTCTCCACCTCGCGCGCCGATTCCGGAATCCGGCGTCGCGCCCGGGTGGCCGCCACACGAAGTCGTTCCATCTCCGCGCTGGGTGGCACCCCGAGCTGATCGGACAACGCCTCGCGAGTGGCGCGGTAGACGGCCAGGGCGCCCCCTGCGTCGCCGGTCTGGATGAGCGCGCGCATCAGGAGACACTGCGCCCGCTCGCGCAGCGGCTGATGCGAGACGTGGTCACGCAGTAACGACACCGCTGATTCGGGGCGCCCGAGGTTGAGATATGCCTCTGTCAACAGTTCCAGCGCCGCCTGCCGTTCCTGACTCACGGCCTCGCGCTGAACGGTGAGTGCCGGCCCCAGCGCCAACCCTGCGAGCAGTGGGGCCGCCGCGCCGACCACCTCGACGAGCACCGGGACGGCCTGCGCCGACCGCCCCTCCCGCATCAACTCCCGGGCGCGGCGCGAGCGCACGTTCAGTCGATGCAGATCGATCAGCTTCTCGTCGATGAGAAGTCGATAGCCGCCCGGTTCACGGACGATCCTCGCTTCGTCGTCCGCACCCGAGCCGAGACTCCGCCGCAGATTGGCGGCGTAGGTCCGGACGTTTGCGATCGCCGACCGTGGTGGAGCGTCCGGCCACAGCTCGTCCACCAGGTCATGAACCGTGACCAGCCGGTTGGCCCGCGCGACGAGTAGCGCGAACACCAACTGCTGCTTGGGCGTTCCAAGCGGAAGGTCCACGGCGCCGAGTCGCGCCGCCAAGCCCCCGAGAACCCGGATTTCCATGCTGCTGTTCCAGCCTCAGTGGGCACCCGCCCACCACGAAGCGACAGCGTAATCGATTCGTCACAGAGGCGTCGCCCCGGGCTCAGGCGCTGGTCGCCGCCGTCGTCCGACACGTCTGCCGAAGTCACCCGAAGCACGGTTGTAATGTTTCGCCGCCACAGCGACGCTACACACGGACCGAGTGGTATCACGCTATTCGATGCGCTCAGCGACGGCCCGGGTACCTAAAGGAGACAGTCGGCTTCGCTCCGCAAGCAGGCCATGGACAGAACGTCATTTAACCCGCAATAGTTACTTATATTGCGCATACCGACATTAATTCTTTCAGACCAACTCGAATATCCCCTAATCTGCCTTCAGTCAGCAAGGCGCGGATACGCGCAAAGAAGGCACAGGGCGCCGGCGGCAATGAGCGGCAGCGGATCGAAGTAACGACTTCAGTCCGTGACCATTCCGCCCCGAAGCGATATCCGAGGAGGGCAGCACAATGCGCAGCACCGAATGGGGATGAGTTTCCCGGACCCGGGTGAAGCGGTAGGCTGCCGCTCATCGCATACCGACGGTGAGCGGCGGGTGACTCGGGTTGAGCCGAACCACGGAAAGCCGAACGGCTGTCGACCCACACCTGCGCGGGATCGTCTACACGTTGGTCGCGGGGGCGACGATCGTCGCCCTCACCGCGATCTACTCCGCCCGTACACAACACCCTGACTCCGTACGTGACTTCGTCACCGTCACAGCCCTCGTCGTGACGGTGACCCTGGCCACCGTCATCAAGACCCGTCTGCGGATCCGCTCCACCACCTTTTACTTCGCCTGGGTCGAGACCGCGATCGTCATCGGCCTCGCCGTCGCTCCGCCCTCGTGGGTCGTCCTGGCCACCGGGATCGGCGTGGCGTGCGGATCAGTCACCCGCCTGGCCCCCATCAAGGTGGCATTCGCCATCGCGAAGCACACACTGGTGGCCGGCGGAGCCACTATCGCCACCCTGCTGCTGGGAAGCGCCTGGCCGCCTCGGGAGCCACTCGGCATCGTCGTCCTACTGGGGTTCGTCTACCTGGTGGCCGCGGTCCTCGATGACGTCCTCGCGATCCCGGTCATCGCGCTCGCCTCCCGCACACCGATCCTCCAGCAGTTCCGCGACGACCTCGACCTGCGGATCGCCGGTTTCGGCCTGCGTTTCCTGGTGGCCGCCAGCACCGTGCTCATCCTGCGGGTCGACCCCCGCCTGCTGCTCGCCGTACCGGCGCTGGTGCTCAGCCTGCACCTGGCCTACTCCAGCCGCATCCGCACCCGCACCGAGCAGCAGGCATGGCAGCGCCTGGCCCGCGCCACCGACGCCCTCAACGTGGTCGACCTCGACCAGGTGCTCACCACAGCGGTCACCGAGGCCAGCGAACTCTTCTCCGCCGACGAGGTCGAGATCGAGCTGCGCGACGGCGAACGCACCGTCCGGGGCAACGGCACGGACATCGCGTACGACGGAACAGCCCCCCGGCCCAGCGCCGTCGACGGTCAGGTCATGCCGGTCCCGCTGGAGGGCCACGACCGCACCGACGACGTAGGCGTGCTGCGGCTGCGGTTCGCCGGCCCGGTCGAACTCTCCGAACGCGAGCAGTACACCCTGCGTACCTTCGCCTCCGCCCTCTGCACCGCGGTCCGCAACGCCCAGGCGTACGCCGAACTCGCCCGCATCGCCGAGGACCACGCCTACGCCGCCACCCACGACGCCCTCACCGGCCTGTCCAACCGGCGGCACCTGCTCGACGAGGGCAGCGCCCAGCTCACCAGCCGGCACGCCGACGGCGTCACCGCCCTGGTGCTGATCGACCTCAACCACTTCAAGGAAGTCAACGACACCCTCGGGCACGGCGCCGGCGACC
It includes:
- the moaC gene encoding cyclic pyranopterin monophosphate synthase MoaC, whose translation is MTEPAQLTHVDPAGAARMVDVSAKPVSGRLAVAAGRLRTTAEVVELLRRDGLPKGDALAVGRLAGIMGAKRTPDLIPLCHPIALHGVTVDLDLTADTVEITATAKTADRTGVEMEALTAVAVAGLALVDMVKAVDPAASVDAVRVLRKEGGKTGEWVRPEDRP
- a CDS encoding AfsR/SARP family transcriptional regulator gives rise to the protein MDLPLGTPKQQLVFALLVARANRLVTVHDLVDELWPDAPPRSAIANVRTYAANLRRSLGSGADDEARIVREPGGYRLLIDEKLIDLHRLNVRSRRARELMREGRSAQAVPVLVEVVGAAAPLLAGLALGPALTVQREAVSQERQAALELLTEAYLNLGRPESAVSLLRDHVSHQPLRERAQCLLMRALIQTGDAGGALAVYRATREALSDQLGVPPSAEMERLRVAATRARRRIPESAREVETIRSGAHKRNWLPRTVMDFVGREEMVDRLLCEVREASGQGPTIRVIDGMAGCGKTTLALHVASRSAERFPDGQLFVDLRGHSTRTRMRPAVALDTLLHQLGVPTGRIPLELPDRQEMWRRELAARSVLVVLDNAADSRQVEPLLPVSGSAVVLVTSRRRLLALTERPPVSLAVLAEAEALELLATLIGSGRVAAEPEAARQLVAICGCLPLAVRLAGTRLAHRPDWRIADLVDRLSHRSIFLPGLRAEARSVVEAFAESYEPLDEACRKAFRSFGLAAGNHLDTAMVAALTDLPLRDAADVLDELVDRHLVQETSAGRYRLHDLMRRYAAELARQEDEPTTGRPAIRNLLDHVLHSVVRASASIEDGRVLAQHLRLGEPLRPDLLAGRVDRDLDWLEEQRSNLDAFVRQAADQGHEPMAWRLARAGWRFFYIRGYFDDISATHAVGLAAAQRCGDRHAVALMHNYLASACVRTGAYQDASAHLHEVVSILTGLGDESGAQRARFNLGAVHWLTGRLHQSLEANRMTLRSCALDTLPVLPNLGLTLRYLGRYDESMAVHRLHLFAARIKQDPFHMSNALGHLGGLRYRLGQNAAAERLLRASLALRDRTGNGFGRAETLSDLAGTYRQLGRYDDALRHHEAAIEAAAASGERHVQAQARNELAVTLGATGRADEAVAVFEEALAIATRIGHPYEQARALDGLAGHLAEKEPAQARRYRQRALAIFERMGAPERHDLRRQLVETPT
- a CDS encoding putative bifunctional diguanylate cyclase/phosphodiesterase, with the translated sequence MSRTTESRTAVDPHLRGIVYTLVAGATIVALTAIYSARTQHPDSVRDFVTVTALVVTVTLATVIKTRLRIRSTTFYFAWVETAIVIGLAVAPPSWVVLATGIGVACGSVTRLAPIKVAFAIAKHTLVAGGATIATLLLGSAWPPREPLGIVVLLGFVYLVAAVLDDVLAIPVIALASRTPILQQFRDDLDLRIAGFGLRFLVAASTVLILRVDPRLLLAVPALVLSLHLAYSSRIRTRTEQQAWQRLARATDALNVVDLDQVLTTAVTEASELFSADEVEIELRDGERTVRGNGTDIAYDGTAPRPSAVDGQVMPVPLEGHDRTDDVGVLRLRFAGPVELSEREQYTLRTFASALCTAVRNAQAYAELARIAEDHAYAATHDALTGLSNRRHLLDEGSAQLTSRHADGVTALVLIDLNHFKEVNDTLGHGAGDQVLIQVAERLRGAARPDDLVARLGGDEFAVLLRGLPAPAVAAHRAEALLAALHDPLDLDGMRISVEASGGIAVAPATGGMAELLRRADVAMYQAKRAGQRVATYAPARDTADLSRLTLGGELPRAVADHEFTVNFQPIVDLASGEVIGAEALARWHHPTHGLIDPLRFLEAVERSGLLPAFAEAILDQALIAAGSWRDAGFDLPVSVNVSPRSLLDARFPGAVLARLRAHDLPPDRLVLELTETLTLSQLDVVDRVLSRLRDSGVRLALDDFGTGYSSLSLLSRIPVHELKIDRSFVGAMETAPEAAAVIRSTLDLGRSLDLTVVAEGVESEPQRRALWELGCAAGQGHLFARPLPAAALLAALQRGHGGRTGALAPALHDAGAVIRLPGRRTGRTRPSPPAATDARQP